A stretch of the Arthrobacter stackebrandtii genome encodes the following:
- a CDS encoding DUF4870 domain-containing protein, protein MSHPTTHTNGSPQPPLTPSEDKQWAFMSHCGGILGCIPSFFIHKYVGPRGRFTEQESLEALNFTLPPTLVAVALNLLALVFVFINPQVATVFSMLALLVWIFLTVFSVIAALQVNKGQPYRYSLNLRWLK, encoded by the coding sequence GTGAGTCATCCGACAACCCACACCAATGGTTCCCCCCAACCTCCGCTCACCCCCTCCGAGGACAAGCAGTGGGCTTTCATGTCCCACTGCGGCGGCATTCTCGGCTGCATCCCGTCGTTCTTCATCCACAAGTACGTCGGCCCGCGGGGCCGGTTCACGGAGCAGGAGTCGCTCGAGGCCCTGAACTTTACGCTGCCTCCCACCCTCGTTGCCGTGGCACTGAACCTGCTGGCACTGGTGTTCGTGTTCATCAACCCCCAGGTTGCCACGGTCTTTTCCATGCTGGCACTGCTGGTCTGGATCTTCCTGACGGTGTTCTCCGTGATTGCCGCCCTCCAGGTCAACAAGGGCCAGCCGTACCGCTACTCCCTGAACCTGCGCTGGCTCAAGTAG
- a CDS encoding DUF3097 domain-containing protein translates to MHYNQWGPQDLSAPAARVLPKLEARAGLVVEDVQTGWAGAVVRLEKSGGMHIVELADRRNKVRAFPLGFGFLHEGEPVELIAPVQAPTVQKLRTASGSVKVADTRAKVAKASRIWVEGKHDAELVEKVWGDDLRVEGIVVEPLRGIDDLAAAVADFSPGPNRRLGILVDHLVPGSKESRIVANLMASPGMGRNVLVVGHPYVDVWQAIKPSTLGIPAWPVVPRSMEWKLGILKAFGWPHTTAEDVGLGWQRLLSRVNSYADLEPSLLGRVEEVIDFLTAPVS, encoded by the coding sequence GTGCACTACAACCAGTGGGGGCCCCAGGACCTCAGCGCCCCCGCAGCCAGGGTGCTGCCCAAGCTCGAGGCCCGCGCGGGCCTGGTCGTGGAGGACGTGCAGACCGGGTGGGCCGGCGCCGTCGTGCGGCTGGAAAAATCCGGCGGCATGCACATTGTGGAGCTGGCCGACCGGCGCAACAAGGTCCGCGCCTTCCCGCTCGGCTTCGGATTCCTGCATGAGGGCGAGCCCGTGGAGCTCATTGCACCGGTGCAGGCGCCAACAGTTCAGAAGCTGCGCACCGCGTCCGGCTCGGTGAAGGTGGCCGACACCCGCGCCAAGGTGGCCAAGGCCAGCCGCATCTGGGTGGAGGGCAAGCACGACGCCGAGCTTGTCGAGAAGGTGTGGGGAGACGACCTCCGGGTGGAGGGGATAGTGGTGGAGCCGCTGCGCGGAATCGACGACCTTGCCGCCGCCGTGGCCGATTTCTCCCCGGGGCCCAACCGGCGCCTGGGCATTCTGGTGGACCACCTGGTGCCCGGGTCAAAGGAATCCCGGATTGTGGCAAATCTCATGGCGTCCCCCGGCATGGGCCGCAACGTTCTGGTGGTGGGGCACCCGTACGTGGACGTGTGGCAGGCCATCAAGCCCTCCACCCTGGGCATCCCGGCCTGGCCCGTGGTGCCGCGCAGCATGGAGTGGAAACTGGGCATCCTGAAGGCCTTCGGCTGGCCGCACACCACCGCCGAAGACGTGGGCCTTGGCTGGCAGCGGCTGCTCTCACGCGTCAATTCCTACGCCGATCTGGAGCCGTCACTGCTGGGAAGGGTCGAGGAAGTCATTGATTTCCTCACGGCACCCGTATCCTAG
- the hemW gene encoding radical SAM family heme chaperone HemW produces MTPSVLPLGDPAPADGVLPAQAAAGAAGRKFSLYAHIPFCAVRCGYCDFNTYTATELGGGASQAAYAETAVQEVEFAARAMKASGLPERRLSTVFFGGGTPTLLPAGDLTRILGAAVEQWGIEEGAEVTTEANPDSVTRESLQELFDGGFTRVSFGMQSAVPHVLKVLDRTHNPEKVPQAVAWAREIGLSVSVDLIYGTPGESVADWETSVRAALSYEPDHISAYSLIVEEGTKLAAQIRRGQVPNIDDDDHATKYELADRLFSEAGLSWYEVSNWSRTPEDACQHNLAYWRGDDWWGIGPGAHSHMGGVRWWNVKHPTAYANRLDKGESPAAGRETLDADTRELERIMLVSRLSEGLPTDTLSPAARKAVAGLIAQELVDPAKAFAGTLVLTLKGRLLGDAVTRALLVD; encoded by the coding sequence GCCGTGCGCTGCGGCTACTGCGACTTCAACACCTACACGGCCACCGAACTGGGCGGCGGCGCCTCACAGGCCGCCTACGCCGAAACAGCCGTGCAGGAGGTGGAATTTGCCGCCCGCGCCATGAAGGCTTCGGGCCTGCCGGAGCGCAGGCTCAGCACTGTCTTTTTTGGCGGCGGCACCCCCACCCTCCTGCCCGCCGGCGACCTTACCCGAATCCTGGGCGCCGCCGTCGAGCAATGGGGCATTGAAGAAGGCGCCGAGGTCACCACCGAGGCCAACCCGGACTCCGTGACCCGCGAATCGCTGCAGGAACTGTTCGACGGCGGATTCACGCGTGTGTCCTTCGGCATGCAGTCCGCCGTGCCGCACGTGCTCAAGGTGTTGGACCGCACCCACAATCCCGAGAAGGTGCCGCAGGCTGTTGCCTGGGCGCGTGAAATCGGCCTGAGCGTGAGCGTCGACCTCATTTACGGCACTCCGGGGGAGTCAGTCGCCGACTGGGAAACGTCCGTGCGTGCGGCCCTCAGCTACGAGCCCGACCACATTTCCGCCTACTCGCTGATCGTTGAGGAAGGGACCAAGCTGGCCGCGCAGATCCGGCGCGGCCAGGTGCCGAACATTGACGACGACGACCACGCCACCAAATACGAACTCGCCGACAGGCTGTTCAGCGAGGCCGGACTGTCCTGGTATGAGGTCAGCAACTGGTCACGCACCCCGGAGGACGCCTGCCAGCACAACCTCGCCTATTGGCGCGGGGACGACTGGTGGGGGATCGGCCCCGGCGCGCACTCGCACATGGGCGGCGTGCGCTGGTGGAATGTCAAGCACCCCACCGCCTACGCCAACCGGCTGGACAAGGGAGAGTCGCCCGCCGCCGGCCGGGAGACCCTCGACGCAGACACGCGCGAGCTGGAACGCATCATGCTCGTCTCCAGGCTCTCGGAAGGGCTGCCCACGGACACGCTGTCGCCAGCCGCCCGCAAGGCCGTTGCAGGGCTCATTGCACAGGAACTTGTGGACCCCGCGAAGGCGTTCGCCGGCACCCTCGTGCTGACCCTGAAGGGCCGCCTGCTGGGTGACGCGGTCACCCGCGCGCTCCTGGTGGACTGA
- the hrcA gene encoding heat-inducible transcriptional repressor HrcA, which translates to MSEPRKLEVLRAIVEDYVHTREPVGSKALVERHHLGVSSATIRNDMAALEDEGLIMAPHTSSGRIPTDKGYRLFVDQLSTVKPLSAAERRAISVLLEGSTDLDDVLERTVRALAQLTHQVAVVQYPRSGDAAVRHIEFVSLAARQVLVVLILASGKVEQNVIDVGAVLEDAELAALRQVFLAALHGVAVAALPDAVSRIPLSLPPAEQGPAARLAQGLALLARNAREDRIVMAGTANLARSNNDFPLSIGPVLDALEEQVVLLRLLEAMAQDSLGMAVVIGRENPHDSLAEASVVASRYGPGEGAKLGIVGPTRMDYPNTMSSVRAVAQYLSRILAG; encoded by the coding sequence ATGAGTGAACCGCGGAAACTGGAAGTCCTTCGCGCCATTGTTGAAGACTATGTCCACACGCGCGAGCCCGTGGGCTCCAAAGCGCTCGTCGAGCGGCACCACCTGGGCGTCTCCAGCGCCACCATCCGCAATGACATGGCGGCACTGGAGGACGAGGGCCTGATCATGGCCCCGCACACCAGCTCCGGCCGCATCCCCACTGACAAGGGCTACCGCCTCTTCGTCGACCAGCTTTCCACCGTCAAGCCCCTTTCCGCCGCTGAGCGCCGCGCCATTTCGGTGCTGCTGGAGGGGTCCACCGACCTCGACGACGTCCTGGAGCGCACCGTCCGCGCCCTGGCCCAGCTGACACACCAGGTGGCGGTGGTCCAGTACCCGCGCTCCGGCGATGCCGCCGTGCGGCACATTGAGTTTGTCTCGCTGGCCGCCCGCCAGGTCCTGGTGGTGCTGATCCTGGCCTCCGGCAAGGTGGAGCAGAACGTGATCGACGTCGGAGCGGTGTTGGAGGATGCCGAACTCGCGGCCCTGCGCCAGGTGTTCCTCGCCGCCCTGCACGGCGTGGCCGTCGCGGCCCTGCCCGACGCCGTTTCCCGCATTCCACTGTCCCTGCCCCCGGCGGAGCAGGGCCCGGCCGCCCGGCTGGCCCAGGGGCTGGCGCTGCTGGCCCGCAATGCCCGCGAAGACAGGATTGTCATGGCCGGCACCGCCAACCTGGCCCGCTCCAACAACGACTTCCCGCTGAGCATCGGCCCCGTCCTCGACGCGCTTGAGGAGCAGGTGGTGCTGCTGCGCCTGTTGGAGGCGATGGCGCAGGACTCCCTGGGCATGGCGGTGGTGATCGGGCGGGAAAATCCCCACGACTCGCTTGCCGAGGCATCCGTGGTGGCCAGCAGATACGGTCCCGGCGAGGGCGCCAAACTGGGCATTGTCGGCCCCACCCGCATGGACTACCCCAACACCATGTCCAGCGTGCGCGCTGTGGCACAGTATCTTTCCAGAATTTTGGCCGGCTAA